One genomic region from Halococcus qingdaonensis encodes:
- a CDS encoding poly(R)-hydroxyalkanoic acid synthase subunit PhaE — MSDTDPEEVQERWTTMMNDMNDAVAESFEQNMEAQAAFMESWMGAFEDSTPDPDTVEDGMAGYGRAYEVWLEAAERMNSRIADAAEGEDVAVSEFRDIWLQSANEAFSEVMGTTAFAAGTGELVGDMLELQQEVDEMSQDTLESLGFATRDDVDEVAERLIELERRQHEVSQKLDRLLEE, encoded by the coding sequence ATGAGCGACACCGATCCCGAAGAGGTTCAGGAGCGCTGGACGACGATGATGAACGACATGAACGACGCGGTCGCCGAGTCGTTCGAGCAGAACATGGAGGCCCAGGCCGCGTTCATGGAGTCGTGGATGGGCGCGTTCGAGGATTCCACACCCGATCCCGACACCGTCGAGGATGGGATGGCGGGCTACGGCCGTGCCTACGAGGTCTGGCTGGAGGCCGCCGAGCGGATGAACTCGCGCATCGCCGACGCCGCCGAGGGCGAGGACGTCGCGGTGAGCGAGTTCCGCGACATCTGGCTCCAGAGCGCCAACGAGGCGTTCTCGGAGGTGATGGGCACGACGGCCTTCGCCGCCGGCACGGGTGAACTGGTCGGCGACATGCTGGAGCTCCAGCAGGAAGTCGACGAGATGAGTCAGGACACCCTCGAGAGCCTTGGCTTCGCCACCCGCGACGACGTCGACGAGGTGGCCGAGCGGCTGATCGAACTCGAACGCCGCCAGCACGAGGTCTCGCAGAAACTCGACCGGCTCCTGGAGGAGTAG
- a CDS encoding AbrB/MazE/SpoVT family DNA-binding domain-containing protein codes for MTDEDDAMWPPALWAQQFQEASEQAVEQQTEFAKQLMNAGGSGPSSLSEIAATSMGTATFKTRVQSGGRISIPDAEREALDIEEGDIVQTVVVPVKRNREDS; via the coding sequence ATGACCGACGAAGACGACGCGATGTGGCCGCCGGCGTTGTGGGCACAGCAGTTCCAAGAGGCAAGCGAGCAGGCCGTCGAGCAGCAGACGGAGTTCGCCAAACAGCTGATGAACGCCGGCGGATCGGGGCCGAGTAGTCTGTCGGAGATCGCCGCCACGAGCATGGGGACGGCGACGTTCAAGACGCGCGTCCAGAGCGGCGGGCGCATCTCGATCCCCGACGCCGAGCGCGAGGCGCTCGACATCGAGGAGGGGGACATCGTCCAGACGGTCGTCGTCCCGGTCAAGCGAAACAGGGAGGACTCATGA
- a CDS encoding MaoC family dehydratase: MSSESSPSTLTDAWVRNSTYFLDSVLAANRATLAAFGVDTDREVDAGEERPEWTVELTEERRDALAVGDKVAFSKRLTDDDVRAFAAASGDTNPLHLDEEYAESTMFGERIAHGTLVSGLISAALARLPGLVIYLSQDEEFHNPVAIGDRVTAECEIVEDLGESRYRLRTTVTSGDETAIDGEAVVMLDEP, translated from the coding sequence ATGAGTTCAGAATCGAGCCCCTCCACGCTGACCGATGCGTGGGTTCGCAACTCCACGTACTTCCTCGACAGCGTTCTCGCGGCCAACCGCGCCACGCTCGCCGCCTTCGGCGTCGATACCGACCGGGAGGTCGACGCGGGCGAGGAGCGACCGGAATGGACCGTCGAACTCACCGAGGAGCGCCGTGACGCGCTCGCGGTCGGCGACAAGGTCGCGTTCTCGAAACGGCTCACCGACGACGACGTGCGCGCGTTCGCCGCGGCCAGCGGCGACACGAACCCGCTCCACCTCGACGAGGAGTACGCCGAAAGCACGATGTTCGGCGAACGCATCGCCCACGGCACGCTCGTTTCGGGCCTCATTAGCGCCGCGCTCGCACGCCTGCCCGGGCTCGTCATCTATCTCTCTCAGGACGAGGAGTTCCACAACCCGGTCGCGATCGGCGATCGCGTGACTGCCGAGTGCGAGATCGTCGAGGACCTCGGCGAGAGCCGCTACCGACTCCGCACGACGGTGACGAGCGGCGACGAGACGGCCATCGACGGCGAGGCGGTCGTCATGCTCGACGAGCCCTGA
- a CDS encoding alpha/beta fold hydrolase, whose translation MNEGLVGVESKRIGIDVGDESIGIRYLAAGEGECVILLHGIGLDAASVSWKHTLPALAEDHRVIAPDFPGHGESDEASEYTMESYRAVLAGLFDALDIERASLVGISMGGAVALGHALDHQERVERLVLADSYGLGRDAAWRPGGAALLNTPGIDGWLGAGLATPGLIAGSLAGVTVSPSPEFVADVERAVEPSAASALAAWQRDEFRACGLRTCYLDRLDELDVPTLLIHGREDPIFPIAWSERAADRIPDGEFVPFERCGHWPPRERSEKFDRVVGDFLRARRA comes from the coding sequence ATGAACGAGGGGCTGGTCGGCGTGGAGTCGAAGCGAATCGGGATCGACGTCGGTGACGAATCAATCGGAATTCGATATCTCGCGGCCGGCGAGGGGGAGTGTGTGATCTTGCTCCACGGCATCGGCCTCGACGCGGCGAGCGTCTCGTGGAAACACACGCTCCCGGCACTCGCCGAGGACCACCGCGTGATCGCGCCCGATTTCCCGGGTCACGGCGAGAGCGACGAGGCCAGCGAGTACACGATGGAGTCCTATCGCGCCGTGCTCGCCGGGCTGTTCGACGCGCTCGATATCGAGCGCGCGAGCCTCGTCGGGATCTCGATGGGTGGAGCGGTCGCGCTCGGGCACGCACTCGATCACCAGGAACGGGTCGAGCGGCTCGTCCTCGCCGATAGCTATGGGCTGGGCCGCGACGCGGCGTGGCGACCCGGCGGGGCGGCGCTGCTCAACACGCCGGGGATCGACGGCTGGCTGGGCGCTGGACTGGCCACTCCGGGGCTGATCGCGGGCAGCCTCGCCGGGGTGACGGTCAGTCCCTCGCCGGAGTTCGTCGCCGACGTCGAGCGGGCGGTCGAGCCATCGGCAGCCAGCGCGCTCGCGGCGTGGCAACGCGACGAGTTCCGTGCCTGTGGCCTACGAACGTGTTATCTCGATCGCCTCGACGAACTGGACGTGCCGACGCTGTTGATTCACGGCCGCGAAGATCCGATCTTCCCGATCGCGTGGTCCGAGCGGGCCGCCGACCGGATCCCGGACGGCGAGTTCGTCCCGTTCGAGCGGTGTGGCCACTGGCCGCCGCGGGAACGATCCGAGAAGTTCGATCGCGTCGTCGGCGATTTCCTCAGGGCTCGTCGAGCATGA
- a CDS encoding DMT family transporter translates to MNPYVLLAAAIVSEVVGTTALQYADGFSNLLPTGVLIAGYLTSFYLLSLILDQLPIGPVYATWSAVAIVLITVIGTVFLDQRIDPAGAIGIALIIGGVYLLNVVSDVSVH, encoded by the coding sequence ATGAATCCCTACGTACTACTCGCCGCAGCGATCGTCTCCGAGGTCGTCGGAACGACCGCTCTGCAATACGCCGACGGGTTCTCGAACCTCCTCCCGACCGGCGTGCTGATCGCCGGCTATCTGACGTCGTTCTACCTCCTCAGTCTGATCCTGGATCAGCTGCCCATCGGACCGGTGTACGCGACCTGGTCGGCGGTCGCGATCGTCCTCATCACGGTCATCGGAACGGTGTTCCTCGACCAACGGATCGATCCGGCTGGGGCGATCGGGATCGCACTCATCATCGGCGGCGTCTATCTGCTCAACGTCGTTTCCGACGTCTCTGTACACTGA
- the cgi121 gene encoding KEOPS complex subunit Cgi121, with translation MKLVEGRVTIEDVDEFVARLGAIGDEHDCTVQAFDARYIVSRTHLERALALADRARERGEAIARERAVEILLYAAGRRQIQQALELGVGEGDQPVVVLVAAEEGGDEHAAADEIEPLLDAEDTLSDFDAARVREFFEIGERELAATDAGIEPLVRERVALLDVEK, from the coding sequence ATGAAACTCGTCGAAGGGCGGGTGACGATCGAGGACGTCGACGAATTCGTCGCCCGGCTCGGCGCGATCGGTGACGAACACGACTGTACGGTACAGGCGTTCGACGCGCGCTATATCGTTTCACGAACCCATCTCGAACGCGCACTCGCACTCGCTGATCGAGCGCGCGAGCGCGGCGAGGCGATCGCACGCGAGCGCGCGGTCGAGATCCTCCTCTACGCCGCCGGTCGCCGTCAGATACAGCAAGCACTCGAACTCGGGGTGGGTGAGGGCGACCAGCCGGTCGTCGTGCTCGTCGCGGCCGAGGAGGGTGGCGACGAGCATGCGGCAGCGGACGAGATCGAACCACTGCTCGACGCCGAGGACACTCTCAGCGATTTCGACGCCGCGCGCGTCCGCGAGTTCTTCGAGATCGGCGAGCGGGAACTCGCGGCCACGGACGCAGGGATCGAACCCCTGGTCCGCGAGCGGGTCGCGCTGCTCGACGTCGAGAAGTGA
- a CDS encoding ATP-dependent DNA helicase, which translates to MHVSELSAVPEWLPEHLGGEGIEELYPPQAEAVEAGVTEGESLVASVPTASGKTLIAELAMTASVTRGGKALYIVPLRALAGEKRAEFETFEQYGLTVGVSTGNYDSDGEWLATCDIIVATSEKVDSLVRNDAPWIDQLSCVVADEVHLVDDGHRGPTLEVTLAKLRQRNPGLQTVALSATIGNPEILADWLDAELVDSTWRPIDLKKGVHFGQAIHLEDGEQHELGVRDGEKPTAAIVRDTLADEGSTLVFVNSRRNAEAEARRLTSTVEGELTADERDRLADIAAEIRDVSDTETSADLANAVEEGAAFHHAGLASDHRELVEEAFRDRLLKVVSATPTLAAGVNTPSRRVVVRDWRRYSGEAGGMEPLSVLEVHQMCGRAGRPGLDPYGESLLLAKSHDELDELFDRYIWTEPEPVRSKLAAEPALRTHLLATVASGFAGSRSGLLEFLDRTLYATQTDEGGRLERVTDSMLDYLVANDFLERDGDDLTATSLGHTVSRLYLDPMSAAEIVDGLQSADERPTALGLFHLVSRTPDMYELYLRSGDREEYTMIAHEHETEFLGSVPSEFEERWDDWLSALKTASMLDDWASELDENTITDRYGIGPGDLRGKVDTAEWLLSAAERLAGELGLEWAPAVREARTRVAHGIRTELIDLAGVRGVGRKRARRLFETGIEDRADLRNAEKSVVLGALRGRTKTAENVLENVGRSDPSMDGVELAGSVAVVGDESDENDQSSLGEF; encoded by the coding sequence ATGCACGTCTCGGAGCTGTCGGCGGTCCCGGAGTGGCTGCCCGAGCATCTGGGTGGGGAGGGGATCGAGGAACTCTACCCGCCCCAGGCGGAGGCCGTCGAAGCGGGCGTTACCGAGGGCGAGAGTCTGGTCGCGAGCGTCCCCACGGCGTCGGGAAAGACCCTGATCGCCGAACTCGCCATGACCGCGAGCGTCACCCGCGGCGGCAAAGCGCTCTACATCGTCCCGCTGCGCGCGCTCGCCGGCGAGAAACGCGCCGAGTTCGAGACCTTCGAGCAGTACGGGCTCACCGTCGGTGTCTCCACCGGCAACTACGATTCGGACGGCGAGTGGCTCGCGACGTGTGACATCATCGTCGCGACCAGCGAGAAGGTCGACTCGCTCGTCCGCAACGACGCACCCTGGATCGACCAGCTTTCCTGTGTGGTCGCCGACGAGGTCCATCTCGTCGACGACGGCCATCGCGGTCCCACACTGGAGGTCACGCTCGCGAAACTCCGCCAGCGAAATCCCGGCCTGCAGACCGTCGCGCTCTCGGCGACAATCGGCAACCCCGAGATCCTCGCCGACTGGCTCGACGCCGAACTCGTCGACTCGACGTGGCGACCGATCGATCTCAAGAAGGGCGTCCACTTCGGCCAGGCGATCCACCTGGAAGACGGCGAACAGCACGAACTCGGGGTCAGGGACGGCGAGAAGCCGACTGCCGCCATCGTGCGCGACACGCTCGCCGACGAGGGATCGACGCTCGTGTTCGTCAACTCACGGCGCAACGCCGAGGCCGAAGCCCGCCGGCTTACGAGTACGGTCGAGGGGGAACTCACGGCCGACGAGCGCGACCGTCTCGCCGACATCGCCGCCGAGATCCGCGACGTGAGCGACACCGAGACGAGCGCCGATCTGGCGAACGCAGTGGAGGAGGGTGCAGCTTTCCATCATGCTGGTCTCGCCTCTGACCATCGCGAACTCGTCGAGGAGGCCTTTCGCGATCGCCTGCTGAAGGTGGTGTCGGCGACGCCGACGCTCGCTGCGGGCGTCAACACGCCGAGTCGCCGCGTCGTCGTCCGCGACTGGCGGCGCTACTCGGGCGAGGCCGGCGGGATGGAACCGCTCTCCGTTCTCGAAGTCCACCAGATGTGTGGCCGCGCAGGGCGGCCCGGCCTCGACCCCTACGGCGAGTCGTTGCTGCTCGCGAAGAGCCACGACGAACTCGACGAACTCTTCGATAGGTATATCTGGACCGAACCGGAACCCGTCCGCTCGAAACTCGCCGCCGAGCCCGCGCTCCGCACCCACCTGCTCGCGACCGTCGCCTCCGGATTTGCGGGGTCGCGCTCGGGGCTGCTCGAATTTCTCGATCGGACGCTCTACGCGACCCAGACCGACGAAGGCGGCCGTCTCGAACGGGTCACGGACTCGATGCTCGACTATCTCGTCGCCAACGACTTCCTCGAACGCGACGGCGACGATCTGACCGCGACCTCGCTCGGCCACACCGTCTCGCGGCTCTATCTCGACCCGATGAGCGCCGCCGAGATCGTCGACGGTCTCCAGAGCGCCGACGAGCGCCCGACCGCCCTCGGACTCTTCCACCTCGTGAGCCGCACGCCCGACATGTACGAGCTCTACTTGCGCTCGGGCGATCGCGAGGAGTACACCATGATCGCCCACGAGCACGAGACCGAATTCTTGGGCAGCGTGCCGAGCGAGTTCGAGGAGCGCTGGGACGACTGGCTCTCGGCGCTCAAGACCGCCAGCATGCTCGACGACTGGGCGAGCGAACTCGACGAGAATACGATCACCGATCGTTACGGCATTGGTCCAGGCGATCTGCGTGGGAAGGTCGACACCGCCGAGTGGCTGCTGTCGGCCGCCGAACGCCTCGCGGGCGAACTCGGCCTGGAGTGGGCACCCGCCGTCAGGGAGGCCAGAACGCGCGTCGCCCACGGTATCCGCACGGAACTCATTGATCTCGCGGGCGTGCGCGGCGTCGGTCGCAAGCGCGCCCGTCGGCTGTTCGAAACCGGGATCGAGGATCGCGCCGATCTCAGAAACGCCGAGAAATCGGTGGTGTTGGGAGCACTGCGTGGACGGACGAAGACCGCCGAGAACGTCCTGGAGAACGTCGGGCGGAGCGACCCCTCGATGGACGGCGTCGAACTGGCAGGGTCGGTCGCGGTCGTCGGCGACGAGTCGGACGAGAACGATCAGTCGAGCCTCGGTGAGTTCTGA
- a CDS encoding ferredoxin, which translates to MRVEFDRETCIGMFQCVAEWEGFERDEDAGKAILVDGEEEEPAKFVREVPEDAELDAKFAARVCPVDAITIHEDGEQIVP; encoded by the coding sequence ATGCGAGTCGAATTCGATCGCGAGACCTGTATCGGTATGTTCCAGTGCGTCGCCGAGTGGGAGGGGTTCGAGCGCGACGAGGACGCCGGCAAGGCGATCCTGGTCGATGGCGAGGAAGAAGAGCCCGCGAAATTCGTCCGCGAAGTGCCCGAGGACGCCGAGTTGGACGCGAAGTTCGCCGCCCGCGTCTGTCCCGTCGACGCCATCACCATCCACGAGGACGGCGAACAGATCGTCCCCTGA
- a CDS encoding FxLYD domain-containing protein codes for MSDPGDRTRSTRRRFLALVGTGVPAALAGCTDRPDTADYEAGRTVDPPAANESNASAASAAAARAERVGSDYAVPLDVLVLRSHELDVKDDYRGVVIQGTVENTGQQRVELVEVRTRVYNDDGEQLGRYLDSTHDLAAGATWSFDVIVLEKPSDVGSYEIAVLGSLA; via the coding sequence ATGAGTGATCCCGGCGACCGCACACGCTCGACCCGCCGCCGCTTTCTCGCGCTCGTCGGCACGGGCGTTCCCGCCGCTCTCGCCGGCTGTACCGATCGGCCCGACACCGCCGACTACGAAGCCGGCCGAACGGTCGATCCGCCTGCGGCCAACGAATCGAACGCCAGCGCGGCATCTGCCGCCGCGGCGCGCGCCGAGCGTGTCGGCAGCGACTACGCCGTCCCGCTCGACGTGCTCGTCCTCCGAAGCCACGAACTCGACGTCAAGGACGACTACCGCGGCGTCGTGATCCAGGGCACCGTCGAGAACACCGGCCAGCAGCGCGTCGAACTGGTCGAGGTCCGCACGCGCGTCTACAACGACGACGGCGAGCAGCTCGGGCGATATCTCGACAGCACGCACGATCTCGCGGCCGGCGCGACCTGGAGCTTCGACGTCATCGTGCTCGAAAAACCGAGCGACGTCGGTTCGTACGAGATCGCCGTGCTCGGCTCGCTCGCCTGA
- a CDS encoding nuclear transport factor 2 family protein: MSARTVRSYYHSIDEKRYDDLEELIAPDFVHERPDRTFEGRKTFVAFMRDERPRTETSHELDRLYDDGDEIAVRGRLLDENGDRLFGFVDVHTIDDGAIARIETYTD, from the coding sequence ATGAGCGCCCGCACCGTCCGGTCGTACTACCACTCGATCGACGAGAAGCGCTACGACGACCTCGAGGAACTCATCGCGCCCGACTTCGTCCACGAGCGCCCGGACCGCACGTTCGAGGGCCGGAAGACGTTCGTCGCGTTCATGCGCGACGAGCGCCCGCGGACCGAGACGAGCCACGAACTCGACAGGCTCTACGACGACGGCGACGAGATCGCCGTCCGCGGCCGCCTGCTCGACGAGAACGGCGATCGCCTGTTCGGGTTCGTCGACGTCCACACGATCGACGACGGGGCGATCGCGCGCATCGAGACCTACACCGACTGA
- the serS gene encoding serine--tRNA ligase, with product MLDRQYLREHTDEVRAALDARGADVDLDHVLDIDDRWREAKNRGDELRHERNEVSNRIGELKQAGEDEEAEEAIARSQDLKDDIAEIEERADDLETRLNEALLEIPNVPQEGVPEGADESDNVEVRREGFDDLRELPDEVTPHYDLGEEMEILDFERGAKTTGAGFYFLKGDGARLEHALIQFMLDLHREQEYVDVFPPVPVNSKSMTGTSQLPKFADDAYRVGGSEHEAYGDDDLWLCPTAEVPVTNMYREEILLDDDLPIKHQAYTPNFRREAGEHGTETRGIVRVHQFNKVELVNFVRPEESDERLEGLLAEAEETLRRLDLPYRVLDLCTGDLTFGSARTYDLEVWAPGDDMEEGPEEGGRWLEVSSASNFEAFQARRAGLRYRPERHESADYLHTLNASGTAIGRVMVAILEYYQNPDGTVEVPEPLRPYMGGQERIEGHEPVGESAVGAGRKE from the coding sequence ATGCTCGACAGACAGTATCTCCGCGAGCACACCGACGAGGTGCGCGCGGCCCTCGACGCCCGCGGGGCCGACGTCGACCTCGATCACGTGCTCGACATCGACGACCGCTGGCGCGAAGCGAAGAACCGGGGCGACGAACTCCGCCACGAACGCAACGAGGTCTCGAACCGTATCGGCGAACTCAAACAGGCCGGCGAGGACGAGGAGGCTGAGGAGGCCATCGCGCGCTCGCAGGATCTCAAGGACGACATCGCCGAGATCGAGGAGCGCGCCGACGATCTCGAAACCCGACTGAACGAAGCCCTGCTCGAAATCCCGAACGTCCCCCAGGAGGGCGTGCCCGAGGGCGCGGACGAATCGGACAACGTCGAGGTCCGCCGTGAGGGGTTCGACGACCTGCGCGAACTGCCCGACGAGGTGACGCCCCACTACGATCTGGGCGAGGAGATGGAGATCCTCGACTTCGAGCGCGGCGCGAAGACCACGGGTGCGGGCTTCTACTTCCTCAAGGGCGACGGCGCGCGGCTCGAACACGCACTCATCCAGTTCATGCTCGATCTGCACCGCGAGCAGGAGTACGTCGACGTCTTCCCGCCCGTGCCGGTCAACAGCAAGTCGATGACCGGGACGAGCCAGCTCCCGAAGTTCGCCGACGACGCCTACCGGGTCGGCGGGAGCGAACACGAGGCCTACGGCGACGACGATCTCTGGCTCTGTCCCACCGCCGAAGTCCCGGTGACGAACATGTATCGCGAGGAGATCCTGCTCGACGACGATCTCCCGATCAAACACCAGGCCTATACCCCCAATTTCCGGCGCGAGGCGGGCGAACACGGCACCGAAACTCGTGGGATCGTCCGGGTCCACCAGTTCAACAAGGTCGAACTCGTGAACTTCGTCCGGCCCGAGGAGAGCGACGAGCGCCTGGAGGGGCTGCTCGCCGAGGCCGAGGAGACGCTCCGCCGGCTCGACCTCCCCTACCGCGTGCTCGATCTCTGCACCGGCGATCTCACCTTCGGCTCGGCGCGGACCTACGACCTCGAAGTCTGGGCTCCCGGCGACGACATGGAAGAGGGTCCCGAGGAGGGCGGTCGCTGGCTCGAAGTCTCCTCGGCCTCGAACTTCGAGGCGTTCCAGGCCCGCCGGGCCGGGCTCAGATATCGCCCCGAGCGCCACGAGTCGGCCGACTACCTTCACACCCTGAACGCCTCGGGCACCGCCATCGGGCGCGTGATGGTCGCCATTCTCGAATACTACCAGAACCCGGACGGCACGGTCGAGGTTCCCGAACCGCTCCGACCGTACATGGGCGGCCAGGAGCGCATCGAGGGCCACGAGCCGGTCGGCGAGAGCGCGGTCGGAGCGGGCCGCAAGGAATAG
- a CDS encoding MBL fold metallo-hydrolase: MAIGDVFTVDGCSELHYVDTGMYDTAEYGAVYILDADRPALIDTGIGTRYENILDALDEVGIAREELAYILPTHAHLDHAGGTGYLAEACPNATVLTHEIGVPHLIDPERLVAGTKAAVESQWEYYADPKPVPEGRIEGLSDGDEIDCGNHTLAVHHAPGHAPHQVMFHDRENDALFTGDAAGIWIPSIETIRQTSPPSNFDLEACLADIETIREIDPDVLCFGHFGPREYDGALMDEYERILEEWVADIESARAELDDDEAVIERFVERSDMAEAWSERKASAEERLNVRGVLAYLDQR; the protein is encoded by the coding sequence ATGGCAATCGGGGACGTGTTCACCGTCGATGGCTGTTCGGAACTCCACTACGTCGATACCGGGATGTACGACACCGCGGAGTACGGCGCGGTCTACATCCTCGATGCCGACCGCCCCGCGCTGATCGACACCGGCATCGGCACCAGGTATGAAAACATCCTCGACGCGCTCGACGAGGTTGGCATCGCCCGTGAGGAACTGGCCTATATCCTCCCGACCCACGCCCACCTCGATCACGCTGGCGGGACGGGCTATCTCGCCGAGGCCTGTCCGAACGCCACCGTGCTGACCCACGAGATCGGCGTTCCTCACCTGATCGATCCCGAGCGCCTCGTCGCGGGAACCAAGGCCGCCGTCGAGAGCCAGTGGGAGTATTACGCCGATCCGAAACCCGTGCCCGAAGGTCGCATCGAGGGGCTCTCGGACGGCGACGAGATCGACTGCGGGAACCATACGCTCGCCGTCCACCACGCGCCGGGCCACGCTCCCCACCAGGTGATGTTCCACGACCGCGAAAACGACGCCCTGTTCACCGGCGACGCGGCCGGCATCTGGATACCAAGCATCGAGACGATCCGTCAGACCTCGCCGCCCTCGAACTTCGATCTGGAGGCCTGTCTCGCCGACATCGAAACGATCCGCGAGATCGATCCCGATGTCCTGTGTTTCGGCCATTTCGGTCCCCGGGAGTACGACGGTGCGCTGATGGACGAGTACGAACGGATTCTGGAGGAGTGGGTCGCGGACATCGAGAGCGCACGTGCCGAGTTGGATGACGACGAAGCGGTCATCGAGCGGTTCGTCGAGCGCAGCGACATGGCCGAGGCGTGGTCCGAACGGAAGGCCAGCGCCGAGGAACGGTTGAACGTCCGCGGCGTGCTCGCGTATCTCGACCAGCGATAG
- a CDS encoding hydroxyacid-oxoacid transhydrogenase: MSGELYEPETVWEFEMGDRVKFGVGASSELPSAIHEHGASSALFVTDQGVADAGIVDHLRGVLDDHDIETAVHAAVEPEPSVAVYDEAIRAAETFDAELVVGVGGGSSMDVAKTASALLGDDGSVLDYAAPPIGEGRSVPATGRPCLCIPTTSGTGSETSPVAVVSVAAENRKIGLSDRRLRPAMALVDPTLVTSLPPAPTAFSGMDALGHAIESYSAVRYDAKPRPSTPEERPDYNGRSLLTDQLARKAIELVGDNLRRAVDNGNDLDARRNMALASLLAGMAFTNAGTTAAHALAMATGAVVDIPHGVAVAIFLPEVMRYNAQSAPERFDEIVALLGADDTTATASEAVEELRHDVGVADGLGEFGVTEDRVGELADRTIGMDRLLSRNARRMTRDDAERILRRAL, from the coding sequence ATGAGTGGCGAGCTGTACGAGCCAGAGACGGTCTGGGAGTTCGAGATGGGCGACCGGGTGAAGTTCGGCGTCGGAGCCAGCAGCGAACTCCCATCGGCGATCCACGAGCACGGCGCGTCGTCGGCGTTGTTCGTCACCGACCAGGGGGTTGCTGACGCGGGCATCGTCGACCACCTCCGCGGCGTGCTCGACGACCACGACATCGAGACGGCGGTCCATGCGGCCGTCGAACCCGAGCCGTCGGTGGCGGTCTACGACGAGGCGATACGGGCCGCCGAAACGTTCGATGCGGAGCTCGTCGTCGGCGTCGGCGGCGGGAGTTCGATGGATGTCGCCAAGACTGCGAGCGCTCTACTCGGCGACGACGGATCGGTGCTCGACTACGCCGCCCCGCCGATCGGCGAGGGGCGCTCGGTGCCCGCCACGGGTCGTCCGTGTCTCTGCATTCCGACGACGTCCGGGACCGGCTCCGAGACTTCGCCCGTCGCCGTGGTCTCGGTCGCAGCGGAGAACCGAAAGATCGGGCTCTCCGACCGCCGGCTGCGCCCGGCAATGGCGCTCGTCGATCCGACGCTCGTCACGTCGCTACCGCCGGCCCCGACCGCCTTTTCGGGCATGGACGCGCTCGGCCATGCCATCGAATCGTACTCGGCGGTACGGTACGACGCGAAGCCACGACCTTCGACCCCCGAGGAGCGCCCCGACTACAACGGGCGGTCACTCCTCACCGACCAGCTGGCGCGGAAGGCGATCGAGCTCGTGGGCGATAACCTCCGGCGGGCGGTCGACAACGGGAACGACCTCGACGCGCGCCGGAACATGGCGCTCGCGAGCCTGCTTGCGGGGATGGCGTTCACGAACGCCGGAACGACCGCCGCCCACGCGCTCGCGATGGCCACCGGCGCGGTCGTCGACATCCCACACGGCGTCGCGGTGGCGATATTCCTGCCGGAGGTGATGCGGTACAACGCCCAGAGCGCGCCCGAGCGGTTCGACGAGATCGTCGCTCTCCTCGGAGCGGACGACACCACGGCGACGGCGAGCGAGGCCGTCGAGGAGCTGCGCCACGACGTGGGTGTCGCCGACGGTCTCGGCGAATTCGGCGTGACCGAGGACCGGGTCGGCGAGCTGGCCGACAGGACGATCGGCATGGACCGGCTGCTCTCGCGGAACGCCCGGCGCATGACCCGTGACGATGCCGAGCGGATCCTCCGGCGGGCGCTCTGA